The nucleotide window CCCGGCGTCACCGTCGACCAGGTTGTGGAGGCCACCGGGTTCGAGCTGGTCCTGCCAGAGGTGGTCGACGAGACCCCCCGGCCCACGGACGAGGAGCTCAGGCTCATACGCGAGGTCATCGACCCCCAGGGCCTCCGCAGGGCCGAGTTCGGCGGCTGAGGCCAGCTATGACCGACCCGACGCCCACGGCGCCCGACCGTCGCCTCCACACCCGGTTCTGCGACCTGGTCGGCGTCCGACACCCGATCGTCCAGACCGGCATGGGCTGGGTGGCCGGGTCGCGCCTCACGGCTGCCACGGCCCGGGCGGGTGGCCTCGGCATCATCGCCGCCGCACCCATGACCTTCGACCAGATGGTCACCGCCATCGACGAGGTCCGGGCGGCAACCACTGAGCCGTTCGGGGTGAACCTCCGTTCCGACGCCGGCGACATCGACCGCCGGGTGGAGCACCTCATCACCGCCGAGGTGCGGGTGGCGTCCTTCGCACAGGCGCCCGACCGCCGCACCGTGGACCGCCTCCGGTCGGCCGGCGTGGTCGTCATACCCACCATCGGTGCCCGCCGCCACGCCGAGAAGGTCGCAGAGTGGGGCGTGGACGCCGTCATAGCGCAGGGCGCCGAGGGGGGAGGGCACACCGGCGTCGTACCAACCTCGCTGCTGATAGGTGAGGTGCTCGACGCCATCGACCTGCCGGTCATCGCCGCCGGCGGGTTCATCGACGGCCGGGGCCTGGCAGCGGCGCTGGCCTGGGGCGCCGACGCCGTGGCCATGGGCACCCGGTTCCTGCTCACCAGCGACAGCGACGTGCCGGACTCCATCAAGGCCATCTACCTGGCCACCCCGGTGACCGGAACGGTGGTCACCCGTGCCGTGGACGGCGCCCCGCAGCGCGTGGTCGCCACGCCTATGGTCGAGCGGCTCGAGCGTTCACGGCTGTTCGCCTTCCCCAGGGCGGCCCGCAACGCCCTGCGCTTCCGCAGCCTGACCGGCACGCCGATGCGCGAGCTTCTGGCCGAGGGGCTCCGGATGAAGCGCAGCGGGGACCTGACGTGGGGGCAGGTGGCCATGGCCGCCAACGCCCCGATGCTCACCCGGGCCACCATGGTCGACGGCCATCCCGAGGTGGGCATCCTGCCCACCGGCCAGGGGGTCGGCTCGATAGACGAGCTACCCAGCTGTGCCGAGCTGATCGGTCGCACGGTGGCCGAGGCCAGCGCCGCACTGGATCGCCTCTGCGGGCCGGCGGGGTAGCCGGTGGACCTCCGCTTCACCGGTACCCAACAGGAGTTCCGTGCCGAGGTGCGCGGCTGGCTGGCCGAGAACATCCCGACCACGCCGCTGCCGCCCATGGACACACCCGAGGGGTTCGAACGACACCGCGGGTGGGAGCGGGTGCTCCACGAGGCCGGCTGGTCGGTCGTGGCGTGGCCCGAGGCCTACGGCGGCCGTGGCGCCGACCTCGTCGAGTGGCTGATCTTCGAGGAGGAGTACTACCGGTCCGGCGCCCCGGGTCGGGTCAACACCAACGGCATCTCCCTGCTCGGACCCACCCTGTTCGCCTACGGGACCGACGCCCAGAAGGACCGCTTCCTGCCCCCGATGGCCTCCGGAGCCGAGATCTGGGCCCAGGCCTGGTCCGAGCCGAACGCCGGAAGCGACCTGGCGTCGATCACCACCAGGGGAGTCCGGGACGGGGAGTGGTTTGTCCTGGACGGCCAGAAGACCTGGTGTTCTCGCGGAGCGTGGGCCGACTGGCTGTTCTGCATCGTTCGCACCGATCCGACGTCGGAACGCCACCGCGGCCTCTCGTACCTGCTGGTACCGGCTGACTCCGAAGGCCTCGAGCGCCGGCCGGTGGGCCGCCTGGACGGCGAGCCCGCCTTCGCCGAGCTGTTCTTCGACGGCTGCCGTGTGCACGAGTCCAACCTCCTGGGTGACGAGGGGCAGGGATGGAACGTGGCCATGGCGACAACGTCCAGCGAACGTGGGCTGAACCTCCGGGCGCCAGGCCGGTTCCTGGCCACCGCCGACCGCCTCACCGGGCTCTACCGGGAGCTCGTCGAGGCCGGCACCGCCGACGAGGGCCTGCTGGACGAGGTGGTCCTGGCCTGGACCGGTGCCCAGGCGTACCGGTGGCAGACCTACCGCACGGCGGCCCGGCTCATGGGGGGCGGCGAACTGGGGTCGGCCTCCTCGATGATGAAGGTCTTCTGGTCGGAACTGGACGTCGAGCTGCACGCCACGGCGCTCCGGCTGCTCGGCGACCGGGGCGAGCTCGTCGCCGCTGCCCCCGATGCCGTGGACGGGGGCTCGTGGATGTCTGGCTACCTGTTCGCCCTCTCGGGACCGATCTACGCCGGCACCAACGAGATCCAGCGCAACATCATCGCCGAGCGGGTGCTCGGCCTCCCCCGGAAGTGACGGCGGGGTAGCACGATGGACGCCACCTTCTCCGAGGACCAGCGCCTCTTCGCCGAGACGCTGCGGGGCATCCTCGCCGCCGACTGTCCACCAGAGGCGGTCCGCGCCTCCTGGGACGACCCAGATGGCGGGGTTCCGGGTCTCTGGGAGATCCTGGGTGGAACCGGCGTGCTTGGCCTGACGGTGCCCGATTCCCACGACGGCCTGGGCATGGGCGAGGTCGACCTGGTGCTCCTGCTGGAGGAACTGGGCCGTGCCGCCTGTCCCGAGCCGGTGGCCGAGCACGTGGCCGTAGCCGTGCCGCTCCTCCGGGACCACGGATCGGCGGCGCTGAGAGACGAGTGGCTGGGCCGCGCGGCCTCGGGCGAGGTCGTCCTGACGGCGGCCTCTCCCGTCGACGACCTGGTGCTGGCCGCCGGACGGGCCGACCTGTCGCTGCTGGGGGCCGACGGCGCCCTGTACGCCGTGCCTGCCGACCGGATGGCCTGCACTGGACAGGAGAGCGTGGACTCCTCCCGGCGCCTCGCACGCGTCGACTGGACCCCGTCGGCCGACACCCTCCTCTCCGACGATCCGGCCGTGGTCGACGGGTGGCTGGACCGCGGGGCGTGGGCGGCTGCCGCCCAGGCCGTCGGCGTGGCCCAGAGGCTCCTGGACATGACGGTGGCCTACGTCGCCGACCGGGAGCAGTTCGGCCACGCGGTGGGAGCCAACCAGGCGGTCAAGCACCACTGTGCGAACGTGGCCATCGACCTGGAGTTCGCCCGGCCCATGGTGCAGGTGGCGGCCTGGTCCCTGGCGGGCGGCGAGAGCCCCACCGACGGTGGGTCGGTCTCGATCGACGTCTCGATGGCCAAGTCGCTGGCCTCGGATGCCTTGGACCGGGCCTGTCGGATCGCCCTGCAGTGCCACGGTGCCATCGGCTACACGATCGAGTACGACCTCCAGTTGTGGCTGAAGCGGGGGTGGGCTCTGGCCGCCTCCTGGGGTGACAGTCGACTGCACCGGCGGCGTATCGCCGCCGGGCTGGGTCTCTCGGCTGGTCGATCGGCCTGACCGGTCGGCGCAGGTCAGCACCGGACGGTGGATGAGCCGCCAGACTGCAGCCCCATGAGCGATCGGAGCAGGGACACGGCAGCCACCCGTCCAGCCGGCCTGGGCCTCGCCGACGAGGTCCGGGCCCTCATCGCCGACGTGAACCGGTCGTCGCCTGACGTCGACGCCCTGGAGGCGGCCAGGGCACACGTGGCGGCGGCCCGGGCCGCACTGGAGTCGCCGGATCGCCGGCGCTGGTACGAGGTGCCGGTCTCCGAGATAGACGACGACCTGGCCGTCCGGTTGCGCGAGGAGACAGGTGACCACAGCCTCTACCGGGGCGGCCGCAACCCCTTGGCCCCACCGCTACGGGTCTCGACGGGCGTGGACTCCGACGGTGAACCCGTGGTGGTCGGCGAGGTCCGCCTGGACAGGTCCAGGGAGGGGCCACCGGCCCGGGCCCACGGTGGGCTGGTGGCCGGCATCTTCGACGACGTCCTCAGCGGCGTCCCGTGGCTGGTCGACGCCGGACCGGTGGTTACGGGACGGTTGTCCATCCGCTACCGGCGACCCACCCCGTTGGACGTCGACCTCCGGTTCGAGGCCCGGGTGGTCAGGCAGTCGGGCCGTCGCCTGGTCGCCAGGGCCCGGTGCCTGGCGCCGACGACCGATGGCGGGACGGAGGTAACCGCCGAGGCCGAGGCCCTGTTCGTGGCCATCCCCGGGCGGGCCCAGGAGGGCGCCGACGACCCGGCGGACGGAGCGTGAGCGGGGTGGCAGGGGTGGCCGGCGTGCCGCCGACCATCTGCTTCTTGTGCACGGGCAACGCGGCCCGCTCGGTGATGGCCCGGGCCATGTTCGCGGACCGTGCCCCCGATTACCGGGCGGTCGGCGCAGGCACCCTCGTCCTGGAGGGATTGCCGATGAGCCAGCGCACCCGCAGTGCCCTGGCCGACCACGGCCTGGCCGACCCCGACCACCGCAGCAGGCAGTTCGGTACCGAGCACGTCGCGGTCGACCTGGTGGTCGCCATGGAGCCCGGCCACGTGGCCTGGATCCGTCGCCACCATCCGGCCGTGGCGGCCCGCACCGCCACCCTGTCCCGCCTGGTGCGGGACCTTCCGGCAGGAGGTCCGTTGGCGGAACGCGTCGCCTCGCTGGGCCTCTTCGCCGTCGAGGTGGAGGACTGGGAGGAGGTGGTCGACCCTGCCGCCGGCGACCAGGCCGACTTCGATGCCTGCGCGGCCACCCTCGACGACCTGGTCGGCCGGCTGGTCGACCGGCTGGGATCCGCGTGCTGAACACCCGACGGATGCCGCCCCATCGTCGGGA belongs to Acidimicrobiales bacterium and includes:
- a CDS encoding nitronate monooxygenase produces the protein MTDPTPTAPDRRLHTRFCDLVGVRHPIVQTGMGWVAGSRLTAATARAGGLGIIAAAPMTFDQMVTAIDEVRAATTEPFGVNLRSDAGDIDRRVEHLITAEVRVASFAQAPDRRTVDRLRSAGVVVIPTIGARRHAEKVAEWGVDAVIAQGAEGGGHTGVVPTSLLIGEVLDAIDLPVIAAGGFIDGRGLAAALAWGADAVAMGTRFLLTSDSDVPDSIKAIYLATPVTGTVVTRAVDGAPQRVVATPMVERLERSRLFAFPRAARNALRFRSLTGTPMRELLAEGLRMKRSGDLTWGQVAMAANAPMLTRATMVDGHPEVGILPTGQGVGSIDELPSCAELIGRTVAEASAALDRLCGPAG
- a CDS encoding acyl-CoA dehydrogenase family protein; the encoded protein is MDLRFTGTQQEFRAEVRGWLAENIPTTPLPPMDTPEGFERHRGWERVLHEAGWSVVAWPEAYGGRGADLVEWLIFEEEYYRSGAPGRVNTNGISLLGPTLFAYGTDAQKDRFLPPMASGAEIWAQAWSEPNAGSDLASITTRGVRDGEWFVLDGQKTWCSRGAWADWLFCIVRTDPTSERHRGLSYLLVPADSEGLERRPVGRLDGEPAFAELFFDGCRVHESNLLGDEGQGWNVAMATTSSERGLNLRAPGRFLATADRLTGLYRELVEAGTADEGLLDEVVLAWTGAQAYRWQTYRTAARLMGGGELGSASSMMKVFWSELDVELHATALRLLGDRGELVAAAPDAVDGGSWMSGYLFALSGPIYAGTNEIQRNIIAERVLGLPRK
- a CDS encoding acyl-CoA/acyl-ACP dehydrogenase, whose product is MDATFSEDQRLFAETLRGILAADCPPEAVRASWDDPDGGVPGLWEILGGTGVLGLTVPDSHDGLGMGEVDLVLLLEELGRAACPEPVAEHVAVAVPLLRDHGSAALRDEWLGRAASGEVVLTAASPVDDLVLAAGRADLSLLGADGALYAVPADRMACTGQESVDSSRRLARVDWTPSADTLLSDDPAVVDGWLDRGAWAAAAQAVGVAQRLLDMTVAYVADREQFGHAVGANQAVKHHCANVAIDLEFARPMVQVAAWSLAGGESPTDGGSVSIDVSMAKSLASDALDRACRIALQCHGAIGYTIEYDLQLWLKRGWALAASWGDSRLHRRRIAAGLGLSAGRSA
- a CDS encoding PaaI family thioesterase, with the translated sequence MSDRSRDTAATRPAGLGLADEVRALIADVNRSSPDVDALEAARAHVAAARAALESPDRRRWYEVPVSEIDDDLAVRLREETGDHSLYRGGRNPLAPPLRVSTGVDSDGEPVVVGEVRLDRSREGPPARAHGGLVAGIFDDVLSGVPWLVDAGPVVTGRLSIRYRRPTPLDVDLRFEARVVRQSGRRLVARARCLAPTTDGGTEVTAEAEALFVAIPGRAQEGADDPADGA
- a CDS encoding low molecular weight phosphatase family protein: MSGVAGVAGVPPTICFLCTGNAARSVMARAMFADRAPDYRAVGAGTLVLEGLPMSQRTRSALADHGLADPDHRSRQFGTEHVAVDLVVAMEPGHVAWIRRHHPAVAARTATLSRLVRDLPAGGPLAERVASLGLFAVEVEDWEEVVDPAAGDQADFDACAATLDDLVGRLVDRLGSAC